The Dasypus novemcinctus isolate mDasNov1 chromosome 22, mDasNov1.1.hap2, whole genome shotgun sequence genomic sequence CTTCACTTGCCCTTGGCCTTGTGGTGGCTCTCGGTCTTCTTGGGCAGCAGCACGGCCTGGATGTTGGGCAGCACGCCGCCCTGCGCGATGGTGACCTTGCCCAGCAGCTTGTTGAGCTCCTCGTCGTTGCGGATGGCCAGCTGCAGGTGGCGCGGGATGATGCGCGTCTTCTTGTTGTCGCGGGCCGCGTTGCCCGCCAGCTCGAGGATCTCGGCCGTCAGGTACTCGAGCACGGCGGCCAGGTAGACCGGGGCGCCGGCGCCGACCCGCTCGGCGTAGTTGCCCTTGCGCAGCAGGCGGTGCACGCGGCCCACGGGGAACTGCAGGCCGGCCCGCGACGAGCGCGTCTTGGCCTTGGCGCGCGCCTTGCCGCCCTGCTTGCCGCGTCCGGACATAGCGAGCTAAACAAACAATTGCCGATAAAGTAGAAAACTGTCTTCTAACTCACAAGATCTAGACAGTTATATTCTGCGGTAGTTTGGTAAACCAGCCTATAGTGTCGGTGGAACAGAAGTTGCAGCCAATCGAAAAGTAGGTTGAAAAACCTAATTTACATAAAGAATTTTTCATTGAAAGGTCAAATTAGTAATGGTTGAACTATGGGAAAAGCCAATGAGAGTTTGGAATGGAGAACTAGCCTATCAGAGGTTCGGATACAAGAATGTCCAATCAGAAACTTATCTCCGCAACCCTTAGTCTGCATATACATCTAACAAATAATAGTGGCGTTTATTCTGGGACACATTTTGTTTCCTGCCGCGAAGTGCCGTTGGTTTCTCCTTACAATGCCTGAGCCGGCCAAGTCCGCCCCCGCCCCGAAGAAGGGCTCCAAGAAGGCGGTGACCAAGGCGCAGAAGAAGGACGGCAAGAAGCGCAAGCGCAGCCGCAAGGAGAGCTACGCCGTCTACGTGTACAAGGTGCTCAAGCAGGTGCACCCCGACACCGGCATCTCGTCCAAGGCCATGGGCATCATGAACTCCTTCGTCAACGACATCTTCGAGCGCATCGCGGGCGAGGCGTCGCGCCTGGCGCATTACAACAAGCGCTCGACCATCACGTCGCGGGAGATCCAGACGGCCGTGCGCCTGCTGCTGCCCGGGGAGCTGGCCAAGCACGCCGTGTCCGAGGGCACCAAGGCCGTCACCAAGTACACCAGCTCCAAGTAGGCGCCCCCGGCAAGCGCCTTTCACCTCACCCCAAAGGCTCTTTTCAGAGCCACCCACGTTGTCGTTTAAAAGGTTGTAACTCGAATTCTCCACCCTCAGAAATTTTGTCTCCCTACTTTGGATTATTATTAATTATCTTGGTTGGGAGTAACTGAAGGCTACTTACAAAACCTTTCTCACTGTGGTTGATCCTGAGGCAATCTTAGCCGTTCTAAATCTTCTCGTTCCAAATCTACCATCTTTAAAATCCTGTTACTGAACATGTGTGTTTTCTTCCTTAcatttcattatatttctttGCAAGGTCAGGAACTCCCATCATCCACTCGAGTAGTCTACATGGCAGAAAATGGAGAGGCATCTGGCAACAGGACCACATGGTATAAAGAAAAATACCAAGTCCAGTGCTATACCATGTGTGATATTGGGGGTTTGGGGGGACCTGTCGATTCTCAAAACAGTGTGGAGAATGGCATCCAGTTGCTTGATTCCCAgagaattagaattttgagactGTGACAAGAGCAGCAGAGAACATGTGTGGCCCCTTTAGCATATGTTGTCATTTGTTTTATCCTGCAGTCACCTGTGAGATGGGTTTTGCGGTTTACAAGTGCATTCCCTCAAGAATTAATGTTAAGTCACTTGCCTTTATACAAATCTAATAAAACCAAGGTTTGTTTCCCCACACCATGATTCATGGACCCCTCACCACTCCCACATTAAGACCTCTAGGGGGCTGGGCTgcactggggagggagggggtgagAATTTAGGCCTAAGGGGAAGTAGAGTATGGAgtaagaagaaagtaaaaacagTCAGGAAACACACTTTCTTTGAGACAAAGCATATTCCTTACACCATTAAGagtttaagtgaaaaataaaagacaaaaatatttttgggAACTAAAGATCACTTGAAAGCAGGTTTAACTTTTCTAGGCATCGTGGTACGGAGAGGAAACCATAGGCATAGGCAGTGCTAAACCTAAGGACAaaaatctcattttctatttatttgtagGTGTCTTTACTTACAAAGGCCTACATAGATTACTGTAAACACTGACCTGAATAAGTAACCCAACTTGATAGTGGGGCTGGTGGAGAAAATCCCGTAAATCCTCCatataattaaaacatttacTTCTTGCTCTCCAAAAGCTAATTTTAAATACACCTAAAAGCAATGTATTCATGAAAAGAAATGTGCAAGTATGGTTAAGGGTGATAACAGCCCTGATTGTTTATGTTTGAATCCTGaacttggacaaattacttaaccaAGTTTCCTTCACTCTAAATCAGGAATAAAAATAGTATCTATCATAGGGCATTGTTGGGGTGTTTGATAAAGGAATACAGATAAAGCACTAAGAGCAATGCTTGGACAAAGGAAGTCCCCAAAAATGTTGGCTGTGGCCAAAGCCTCTGGTTGAAGCAATAAAAAATGCCTCCTTGGGCCAGTTGGGATTCCTTGTCTTGTCAGTGTGGCTAATATTCAAGTTCTTACAGTCCACAACCATCTTTAGAACCATCTCTTAAGATATCCTAGTTCTGTAACTGAGCGCCTTCCCTGCCTTTGATTATCAAACCAAGCAACATGTGTCATAATTTCTGGGGACCCTCCCATGTCCTCGTAACCAAGggttaaaatgtaacaaataattataagtactaaatcattattttgatgcctttatattataaaatagcaaaaggttaatacctgaaattactgaagctagcTAGAGTGGTCcacccctgtttatggttactgtAAACTTAACTTATGGTTACACCTTGTGTTTGCTGAACTTTGTGATGATAATTCTAGATTGGCCTTACCCTTGTTTATAGATTAGGCTCACTTTTTGGCACAGACAATACTACCCATGGATAAGCATTTGGAACCACTGATTTGTTAAAATCCCTTCATTTCAATATTGAAAGTATCTCCAAGCCAGCTCAGCCAATCGGTGGAAGTAGCAGAGTTAAAGCAGAGATTTCTTGCCTATTTCTCCTAAAATTGTACCAACTTCTCACTTCTATTGTGTTTTAAGCATTtatattctggtttttttttttaatatttatttattcgcCCCACCCccgtctctgtgtctatttgctgtggctgcatcttgtttctttgtctgcttctgttgttgtcagcagcatgggaatgtgtgtctctttttgttgtgtcatattgtgtcagctctccgtgtaggtggcgccattcttaggtaggctgcacttctttcacgctgggctctccttacggggcgcactccttgcacgcagggctgccctacacgggggacacccctgtatggcagggcacttgcgcgcatcagcactgtgcctgggccacctccacatgggtcaaggaggccaggggtttgaactgcagacctcccatgtggtagacagacgccctaaccgctgggccaagtttCCCTATATTCTGTTATTATAAGTAGCCTAAACTTCCAGTCATAGAATTAATGCACACAATGAAAATTATACTTAATATTTTGTTATACTCTAGCAAAGCACcttatgatatttaaaaaaagaaaaaggcagccaGCAAAGCCACTATGGACAAGGATAATAGAGGGCCACTGCTGTAGTGTTAAAAAGTGTGGTCAGGAGAGCCTCAATAGGAGGCTCCTGACACAAGAAGTTGGAGAAGCAACTCCTATGGAGATGGGGAGCCAAGATGCCACACGGAGGGGATGGTCAGCACACAATCGCTGAGAGCTGTGTGCTTTGCCTTCTGGAGGAAATTCAAGGTGCCGGTAGAGCTGGGCTCAAAAGGAGAGGGGAGCATGTGAACTTGAGCAAGTATGGGAACTTGAAG encodes the following:
- the LOC101441042 gene encoding histone H2B type 1-C/E/F/G/I-like, whose translation is MPEPAKSAPAPKKGSKKAVTKAQKKDGKKRKRSRKESYAVYVYKVLKQVHPDTGISSKAMGIMNSFVNDIFERIAGEASRLAHYNKRSTITSREIQTAVRLLLPGELAKHAVSEGTKAVTKYTSSK
- the LOC101440601 gene encoding histone H2A type 1; this translates as MSGRGKQGGKARAKAKTRSSRAGLQFPVGRVHRLLRKGNYAERVGAGAPVYLAAVLEYLTAEILELAGNAARDNKKTRIIPRHLQLAIRNDEELNKLLGKVTIAQGGVLPNIQAVLLPKKTESHHKAKGK